GCCGGCTTCAACTgagaaaaaagaacaagttTCATCCACATGCATGTCTGTAAGAACAGActggacattttaaaaagctcatTTTGGGAATCGCTGCATTTCTCTATAAGTTCCAGGTCTAAAAATACTACACGGGTCATATCGCTCTACTCATAATACTCGTCTataagaaaataactttttgcaCATTTGGCTCAGTTGCTTACTTGCTtgtgcaatcatcctgtgcccCTGCACTTCCCTTTATAACATTTCTAAACAAACCACATCTACACatctattatatttttatttttaagaatatTTTTAACCCCCCTCCTTTTATGATTTGgtgcacaaaaaacaaaactgaattaaaaaactgtttattaaATGCGATGATACTTTCTGAGGTCGTCCTTCCATCGCCAACTTTTAGCCGGATTTTAAAATCTACCTTTTTAATCTCACTTCTTGTTTCAGCCTGATTTATGATTCTGCTGATGACTCTCTCGTCATCTTCATCTGATGTAAATTAATTGTGATGCTGTGATTTCAGCTGAGCAACGAGAGGCAGCTCAGCATCATGAACAAGGTGAAGAACGGAGAGTTGTCCATCGAGGACGCTCTGAACCAGGCGAGGAGGGACCAGGAGCAGCTGCTCAAAGAGCGGAACCTGGGCGAAGAGGTAAGAACGTTTTAAACAGAGCTTCCTCAATATTTTTGAATCGGTGGGGATCCTAAAATATTCTCACTTAATTGTGACTGCTGTGGATTGATAGGATCAGGGGCCCCTTCTCATATCAGGGCCCCAGGCCATTCCACTGTTTGTGATTTAAACCGAGCGCAGCATGTAAATTAGCTGCAGAGGTGTGGGTAGATGTCATATTTAACTTTGGAGGGAACCAGCTGCATGTGTTCCTGATTTCAATCATCGCCCTCGGCCCATTTTGTCACTTCCTTAATCGCTGTGTTAATTATGTGATTATAAAATGAAGCTGGAGGAAACCAGACTTTTAGAAAATGACCAAACATTCTTCTGTTGTGTAAATTTACCGCTCAGGCAGCTGGATCAGTTTTGAATTCGTTTCTTTATGCTTTTTTTATTGAAGAGGTTTGTCCAGCTGAGCAGGAAACAATCGAAGGACAAATTCGAAGGTGTTTCCCCGTCAAgtgacatttgtttgttttttgggaaaTTTTCCTACGGCAGAAACAGAAACCGTCACAGTACAACTTCAGTGTTCACAAGCACGGACGGTACAGGTGGCAGAAGCGGGTTCTTCAGGTGAGTCACTCACCCGATGATACGGAGATAATACCACATCATAAACTTTCATAAAGGTAGTATTTATTGCCATACCATCGTACTACTGCACTATTTCTTGGCCGGGTGTAGCTAATAAACTGGTAACGGAGTGTGCTACTGAAATACTGTGACTGTGACCATCCAGATTGATTTCAACACCAAGATGCTGTGCAGCATAGAGAAAGGTATCGTCAAGCGACAACTTCCCTTCTCCGTCGTCAAGAGCTGTGACGACGGCGTCGGCTCCAGGTTTTCCCTTTCCTTTAAGGGACATCATGATTACGAGTTGGAGGCCACATCgctggaggaaaaacacaaggtGCATTGACTGTGGATTCAtttaaactataaaaacaaaccagatgTATAGAAAATGAAGGAAGCTTTTTACCGTGTCGTTAAATCACGGATCATGCTGGTGattcctctttgtctctttttgaaCAGATGATGCAGCTCGTGAATCGGATCATCTATGGGAACATATACAGCGATAACGAGGAGGGAAATGCAGAAGCTCATCAGCAGCCTCAGGCAGCGCTGAGCCTCCGGGAAGGCGTCTTGTTGCTGCACAGAGGAGGCCTGGCGTCTTTCAGATGGGTGAAGTACGGACGTAAGGCCACGCTTTGATCGGTGTCATGTTCTGGAAGTTGAAACAAATCTTTGTTGCAGATATGAGGTCCAGCTTCACCCTGGGCAGCTCACACTCGTCCCCCTCAGGTGTCGAGGCCCCGCAGACGGCGAGGTGACGCCCGCTGTTCCCGTGTCCACAGTGATCCACCTGTCAGACGGTGACACCAGCGTACAGAAACCTTCCAGCCTGGACGCCTTCACCCTGATCACCCACAAAAATGAATACCAGtgagtcaatcaatcaattaatcaatcaattgaGTTGTATTTGTTAGGGCCATACTCCCAATTCCCAATTTGTCTGAAACGGCCAAACAAGGTGCGACGCCTGAGTAAAGTGTTAATCACCAGATGTATCTCAGCTAAGAtataataaaattattattccCACTTAAATTTACCAATTAGCAAAAAGGGAAAAGTGAAATATCCTCAGCAAAGgttataaataagtaaaaatacaacagaaacacaagaaactATAAAAGATAGAAATAATGTCAACAGTTTTATACATACAATATTAAAGTTGCAGTAAAGTAAAATGTCTTCTCTGGCCTGCATTGTAAAATAGAACCAGGGATGTTGAGTTTaacgttttttaaatttatttcagATTCAAAGTGCCTGTGTCGGATCACACCGGCGCCCGAGGAGCAGTCCAGAGCGAGCGAGATGCTTGGGTCAGTGCCATCGACAAACTCTGTGCAGACTGGAAGAGGAAGTCCAAGGGCGAACACATGTTTGTGGAAACATCGATTCTACGAAACATCAGCATCGCCgaggacacagaggacacagaggacacataTACAGATGTGGAGCCTGTGATTTATCCTCCAGTTGAGTATTCTAAAGATCCCACGTCCATCAGCGGAGATCAGTCAGCTGGTCCTTCGAAGGCTAATCCTGAATCCTGCGTCACAGGAAAAGCTGCTGCTCCAGTCGTTGGACCGGACCCTTTACCTCAGGTCCCGTCACTGACCTCACCCTTACGTTCACCTGCCTCCCCTCAGCCCACCCACTCTCCCCTCACACCCTCCCCCACAGGGTCAGAGTCTCCGAAAAAGGAATCAGGCTCGACAGATGAGAAGGGGCCTTCACCTCCGAGCATCCCGGCCCCTCCACCTTTACCCTTCTTAACTAAAATCTTTTCAAGAAAACCTCTCACCAAGGCGTTCCACTGGGACCTGGTGGGCCCAGACAAGGTAACACTGACTCTAACTTACCATGTTTTCACAATTTAATCTACACACGTTCTCATTAGTGAGAATCATCCACATGTACACGCAGCGTTTCGTTATTTCAGCAAACACAGAAAGGTCAGTTCCACATCTCATCAGCGTTGGGAATAATCCTTTTGTCTTATCGTGTTGTTCCTTTTGTAATGTTTAAATTGATTTCCTCACAAAGTGGAATGGTCTCAGCGCCGCATCCATTTGTTTCTCGACAGGTTGGAAAATCTTTTTGGACAGAAGGAAAGAACGCGAGGGTTGTAATCGACACATCGCGCTTATACGAGCAATTTGCCGTCAAACATCTGGGAACGTTTGAGGCGGCCGAGCACAGTAACACCCAGGACATCATGCTGAACCAGAAGATCGCACACAACTTCAGTGAGTACGGCTCAACAAGTGTGGTGGTGcagttgaatatgaatattatcGCTTGCAGATAAGTTTCAGCGTTTCAGGACGGAGATGGAACTTTCTCATCTGAATATTTAGCATAATttctatgttgtttttacaaaaagtggttctttaaaggttcagtgtgtagaatttagtgacatctagtggtgaagatgcatgttgtagctgaacacccctcacctcaccctccccttccaaacatggaaaatTACCTGTGGTcttcttcagttgtcatagaaactcaaaaggtgttcagtcTCTGCGGTCTgtgctactgtaaaaaacatggcggcctccgtggagaggacctgctcctgatgtaaatataaagtatttaaatgtcacGGTCCGttctaaagaaaacaataattcataaaattgagtaaaaacatcactaggattattttattttcaatttctgccaatagatcctttcacctaaatcctacacactgcacctttaagtcAAATAAAGATGCTCTTTGCTTTCACGACCACCAGAGGGAGGCAACACATAGAAGGAGGAACCGAGATCTCAGCAGAGGCAGTAACATTGTCAGGATTTCTAATTTGATCAATGAGACTAAAATAGTCCAACTGAATTTGAACCTCACAATTCAtataacttttaaaataaaggtTGAGCCTCTAAAGAAAAGCCGAGAGATGGCTGTTCCTCCAATGTGTCTGCAGGGGGCAGTGTGTCACCGGCTCAGCGTCATGTCCGCCCATGCAGCGCAGAGCTATTGTGAAGTGGAACATGTTCTATTTCTTATCTAAtgacttttcacttttcattaaCCGAGCGTGGCTTTTATATCTCAAGACCCAAAGCCGGGGGAGAGTGTTTCTGGAGCGCCCCCCTCACAGGTCCTTCAAGAGGCACTGACACGGCAGCGATACGCTGGCGGTGGCGGGCTGCTCAATGGAATCAGAGGGAATGTGCAGACGGGCAACATAATTAGAGTTCACGCATCTATAAAATATGAATCAGGGATCCTGGCGACTACTAGGATTCAGAGTTTGTGCTCCTCCCTGACCTGGAAACTTGGGTTGTGTCgggagcagcagctgagtgaCGGCAGCCCGCAGGCAGACCCAGGGCCGAGCAGCCTCCTGCAGCAAATGTTAGAAAAGAAATTATGACATTtgaagagagaaggaggagaaactcTGAGTTTCTGTCCTGAAAACAACGACGTGACATTTCAGCAGCGGGGGAGGAAACATTTTGAGCGTTTTACGCAATAAGCAATTCTCAGAgatgtaaaaa
This sequence is a window from Paralichthys olivaceus isolate ysfri-2021 chromosome 6, ASM2471397v2, whole genome shotgun sequence. Protein-coding genes within it:
- the LOC109640986 gene encoding uncharacterized protein isoform X1, producing MMPNLGLKKKDNASRMDRYMDDLPKLSNERQLSIMNKVKNGELSIEDALNQARRDQEQLLKERNLGEEKQKPSQYNFSVHKHGRYRWQKRVLQIDFNTKMLCSIEKGIVKRQLPFSVVKSCDDGVGSRFSLSFKGHHDYELEATSLEEKHKMMQLVNRIIYGNIYSDNEEGNAEAHQQPQAALSLREGVLLLHRGGLASFRWVKYEVQLHPGQLTLVPLRCRGPADGEVTPAVPVSTVIHLSDGDTSVQKPSSLDAFTLITHKNEYQFKVPVSDHTGARGAVQSERDAWVSAIDKLCADWKRKSKGEHMFVETSILRNISIAEDTEDTEDTYTDVEPVIYPPVEYSKDPTSISGDQSAGPSKANPESCVTGKAAAPVVGPDPLPQVPSLTSPLRSPASPQPTHSPLTPSPTGSESPKKESGSTDEKGPSPPSIPAPPPLPFLTKIFSRKPLTKAFHWDLVGPDKVGKSFWTEGKNARVVIDTSRLYEQFAVKHLGTFEAAEHSNTQDIMLNQKIAHNFNIFLKSFPVQPGELKDKLFIVNERDGGLSDGHITSLRRYVPTMDDVEMYKSHKGPVAELHIVDQYMMEMCNIPYLSKQLDLLLTLRELPISMSDLQPLINQKIRMCMQLCHSRSFVSVLEYVLAIGNYLNENAGKEKAKGFRLASLTKLSQLRGRDKTFTLLHALVEQIMLHEPGLATFTQDLAEFETVPGASIKGLTAEVDVLKNELQKLIQYRKTSKKTNAGAHQPNFAKDLKTAIETYDSALAALTKTCEEMKELYSVILVKFGEPPDKDSQELFGLICQFIHDFKRAHSETS
- the LOC109640986 gene encoding uncharacterized protein isoform X2, which gives rise to MMPNLGLKKKDNASRMDRYMDDLPKLSNERQLSIMNKVKNGELSIEDALNQARRDQEQLLKERNLGEEKQKPSQYNFSVHKHGRYRWQKRVLQIDFNTKMLCSIEKGIVKRQLPFSVVKSCDDGVGSRFSLSFKGHHDYELEATSLEEKHKMMQLVNRIIYGNIYSDNEEGNAEAHQQPQAALSLREGVLLLHRGGLASFRWVKYEVQLHPGQLTLVPLRCRGPADGEVTPAVPVSTVIHLSDGDTSVQKPSSLDAFTLITHKNEYQFKVPVSDHTGARGAVQSERDAWVSAIDKLCADWKRKSKGEHMFVETSILRNISIAEDTEDTEDTYTDVEPVIYPPVEYSKDPTSISGDQSAGPSKANPESCVTGKAAAPVVGPDPLPQVPSLTSPLRSPASPQPTHSPLTPSPTGSESPKKESGSTDEKGPSPPSIPAPPPLPFLTKIFSRKPLTKAFHWDLVGPDKVGKSFWTEGKNARVVIDTSRLYEQFAVKHLGTFEAAEHSNTQDIMLNQKIAHNFNIFLKSFPVQPGELKDKLFIVNERDGGLSDGHITSLRRYVPTMDDVEMYKSHKGPVAELHIVDQYMMEMCNIPYLSKQLDLLLTLRELPISMSDLQPLSQLRGRDKTFTLLHALVEQIMLHEPGLATFTQDLAEFETVPGASIKGLTAEVDVLKNELQKLIQYRKTSKKTNAGAHQPNFAKDLKTAIETYDSALAALTKTCEEMKELYSVILVKFGEPPDKDSQELFGLICQFIHDFKRAHSETS